In Molothrus aeneus isolate 106 chromosome 4, BPBGC_Maene_1.0, whole genome shotgun sequence, the following are encoded in one genomic region:
- the TMEM33 gene encoding transmembrane protein 33: protein MADSTQNGPMPGGAGGGAVQFLMANKLDTAMWISRLFTVYCSALFVLPLLGLHEAASFYQRALLANALTSALRLHQRLPHFQLSRAFLAQALLEDSCHYLLYSLIFVNSYPVTMSIFPVLLFSLLHAATYTKKVLDARSSNSLPFLRNLLEKLSANQQNILKFIACNEIFLMPATVFMLFSGQGSLLQPFIYYRFLTLRYSSRRNPYCRTLFTELRIVVEHLITKPSCPVFVRRLCLSGISFISRLAPTVA from the exons ATGGCGGACTCCACGCAGAACGGGCCCATGCcaggcggggccggcggcggggccgtg cAATTTCTGATGGCTAACAAGTTGGATACAGCAATGTGGATTTCCCGCTTGTTCACGGTTTACTGCTCAGCTTTATTTGTCCTGCCTCTTCTAGG GTTGCACGAAGCAGCAAGCTTTTACCAGCGTGCCTTGCTGGCAAACGCTCTTACCAGTGCCCTCCGACTACACCAAAGGCTACCACActtccagctgagcagggcttttCTGGCTCAGGCTTTGCTGGAGGACAGCTGCCATTACCTGTTGTACTCCCTTATCTTTGTGAATTCCTACCCTGTTACGA TGAGTATTTTTCCAGTTCTGCTGTTCTCTTTGCTTCATGCTGCCACATACACAAAGAAGGTTCTTGAT gcacgAAGTTCAAATAGTTTGCCCTTTTTGAGAAATCTCTTAGAGAAACTGAGTGCTAATCAACAGAATATTCTAAAATTCATTGCTTGCAATGAAATTTTCCTGATGCCAGCTACAGTTTTTATGCTCTTCAG TGGACAAGGGAGTCTGCTGCAGCCATTCATTTACTACAGGTTTCTTACATTACGCTACTCCTCTCGGCGAAATCCGTACTGTCG gACTCTCTTCACTGAGCTCAGGATTGTTGTTGAACACTTAATAACGAAGCCCTCGTGCCCTGTTTTTGTAAGAAGACTATGCCTCAGTGGCATTTCCTTTATAAGCAGATTGGCACCAACTGTTGCATAG